A segment of the Larimichthys crocea isolate SSNF unplaced genomic scaffold, L_crocea_2.0 scaffold27694, whole genome shotgun sequence genome:
tgcTTCCAGCAGCTTTGTTACTTTGCTACAGCTTTACCATGTTGCCAGTGTGGCTACAGTGATGTGAAGTCCACACTTAAGTCTAAGACccatctgtctgtgtatttcttcttcttatctgtCCAGTAATAACCAGACCTCCTCCTACGCTGGAGCAGAGAGAGCAAATTGTGGTCACAGTACCCAGTGTGCATGGCAGCACTATGGGCAGGAAGGACAACGATTGTAATTCTTGGAGAGGTGACCTTATTTCAACACGTTTTTGGTGATTTCATTTCTAGTGCAGCTCACACAGAGTCAGTAGGCTACAGTATGTACGATCGTTTTACTCAAGGATGTTTTCTGTTACCCACCTGCTCATTATTATTCATCTCAGGGTGACAATTCTAAGGAATTTTGGAAAtaatgcactttatttaatttatactgCAAGGAAATTGTACTAGCGCTTCATCAGAACTAGAGCTTACAGTTTGATTGATTATTactctttatttaaataaataagaaaaatctatgaataaattaatatttctttaagATGTCTCTTACTTCAGTGTTTTAGAGGGGTATGTCTGAACATGTCTGAATCTGTGCATCTCAAATGTACTCACCGCTCTTTTTGGTAGACGGTGGTGACCTCAAAACAGAAGCTGACAGAAAGCTGACGGGAAGCTTCAGTCAGCTCACACTCTGCAGCACCTCCCCAGAAATCGGAAACTCGGTACGATTGTCTTTCTCCTGTTTATCCTATTTCTATCAGATTCTGAGTCTGGATGGAGGgttattcagttttgttttgtttttgttgtttttattagcattaagttaaacattttgatttagaatttgttaatttattaatgtatttcttGGACTAAAATAACagtatgtagtgtaaagtgagTTAACTCTTtgcaaaacacagaagaagtcAAGCAAAAATTGGATTGTTAGAACTTTTGCTTTTACTGTTTGTACTACTTTGGCATTTATCCAAAAGAGGATATTTAAATCCATTGTCACAGTTTGGATGTCAACATTTTACAGGTCATTGGAAAATATATGTTTGGATTTCAGGACATACCATATAGCAATAACTCAGCTGATATTACCATCAAGTTTGCATAATGTACTTTTTACAAGTATAACACCATCAGAGTAGAAAAACAACTTCTAATCAACCCAGTTTCAGGCTTAAATGAACAACAACGTAAGGTTGACCACACCCACATCTGGGTTAAGCACCGCCCATTCAGAGTACGGATACAAATCATTTTGAACATATACAGATACAACTAGTGGTGTTCTTGCTCATTCCTGAACAGCTATAAAACTGGAGCAGCCAAAAATATAGGgcaacattttttgttgtttttcattgtgaGAGCTTCTTATGTCAGGACAAATGTATTACCTTAAAATGCCACCAGACTCTCCTGTTTATTATATGATTTAATCTGTGAaattatttttggctttttcttgAAGCACAAGATGACAGCACTAGGCTTTTCTTGAACAACCTTTGTTGGTCCCTAGTCTATCCACCATTAGAATGGAAAGTACTTTTTTGTAATAATTAAAGTGACTTGTATCTCTTGTCCATATGTCTTCTTGTCGCCATGTATGTCTTAAAACACAACCACCAACACCCGTGCACCGAAACCTGCCTTAATCCCTTCAACACTCAATTCAGTCTGATGACAACTCACCGCCGCTTGAATCTGCTTTTCTTGGTGACAATGCTGTCAACGcaggaggtgatgatggagTAAAGAGGAGTCACAAGGGAAAGAGCTGTGAGGACGATGAAGAGGGCCACCTGGTCTATCACACTGGCTTCGTGATGAAAGAAAGATGTACTTGACACCAACCTTTTGTCTTCAGTGTCTTTTCTGTCCTTGTCATAGTGtgaatgttttgagtttttaacaAGGCAGCATGAAAGTAACTCCACACTCACAGCACCAGCAACCACCACGTCACCCCATTTAAGGTGTATTTGCTTTTTTAATGCTGACCCCATTAAACTTCTGTTCTTCCCAGATGAGGTGGTACTGACACTCGGAGTAGGAGCCTATGGAAAAGTGGTGGAGTGTATTGACAGAGACAAGTAAGAATGCATTCTGACTGAACCTTGACATTAGCCACCGACCAGAACCTAAAAACAGTTCAACAATCATCAATTCATTTTTGTGGCATTAGTGCGGTTATGTTTTCAGCTGTGCATCTGTATGTTCAACAGAGGGGAGCATGTAGCTGTGAAGATTGTGAAGAACATTGACTGTTTCCGTGAAATAGCGAGGTCTGAGATTGCAGTGCTGCAGGAGATCAACAGTCTGGATGATGACAACAGATTGTAAGTAGAGATGCAGCAGATCTTAGACCCTAAACCCTGGAGCATGGCTTTGCCTCCTCTAAAAGCACCGATTTAatcttttatattctttttttttttttaccgatGACTGACTCTCTCCTACCAGCGCCTGTGTGAGGATGATGGACTGGTTCGATCATGAAGGTCACATCTGCATTGTATTTGAGCTGCTCGGCCTCAGCATTTATGAGTTCCTCCGACAGAACAATTTCCTGCCGTTCAGTGTGGAGCAGATCAGACACATGGCTTTTCAGATCTTCAGAGCCGTCTGCTGTGAGTCAAGTGTGTGTTACTACCAGGCCTGCGGTCTCCTGACCTTGTCATTGGAGCATGCAATTTGAGCTTCTTGTAGTCAGTGGGGGGTGTTTTGGGCGAAAGAGCAAACAACAAAATTACTGAGCTGTGAAGTGTAGAGACATCGGTTGATGTTGACCTGTCACTTCAGTTTGatcaataaactttaaataaaagttttggaTGATATCAGCCAATTGTACATAAGTCCTGCTGCATGACCAAACCCcaaatattcaacatttcacagcagaaatatcgATATACAAGCATGAGCAAGCAAGTCGTTTTTTAAGGTAAGCAACTGAAAACTCATTATATATGTGTAACATATTAATAAGTTTTCAAGTGACAAGTAAAAATaccatatatataatatttaactttaaaatgttttttcttggttcagttgtgaatatgaaatgaatcATTCTGGAGGTATGTGActgctactgtaaaaaaaaacacacaaaaaacaatcatttgATTAATAGTGAAACAATCATTAAATAGAAACCATCTGCATGACAAATAAACGTCAAGAAAATCAGTTCATGGAAACACGGTTAACTTTTGTGAACTTCTCTCTTATGCTAATTAGCCTGGGAACCAGACAAATCTGCGtactcatgttttatttgctttggcAGATGTGTCTGGTCCCCAGAAAATTGTACAGAGGAACACAACTTTATTGGCTGCTGATCATAAACCAAGATTGCTGCTGATGTGGAACTGTTGAATCATCTACAGATGGACAAACGACTGCAGTTAAAGCATTTATTGATaagaaagatgtgtttttttactctgtttGCTAGTAATATGTAGTAGGTAGTTGGTAGTAGGTCTATTTATTTTCATCCAGATGCATTTTGGTTTGGGCCTGTTGATAGCACCCATTGGAAATTCAAAAGAGGTCAATTACAACATTGTGAATTTTTCATATctgtttttatgcacatttataATTTGCACATAAAAGAAATATCTGAAATTAAAAGTATTTCTTATACTTACtgataaaaacaagaataagcacacactgtaaatcatgacacacatcaaacataaaagtctgctgaaaaaaaatacatgaaagaaatgtcatatttccatcatgttttccacCATTTGAGGGTTGACTGAAGCTCTTTTGACTTCTCATCTCCTTGCCCTCTGTTCTTCTGCAGTGGTTTAATGTTGCCCCACTGCATCAACTGTTTATCTTGATAACCTGATTAAGTCATGtaatattttgtccattttttggAGATTTGGTTAAAATATGCATTTCTTTTGGATGGAAACGTGGTTTGT
Coding sequences within it:
- the LOC104924162 gene encoding dual specificity protein kinase CLK4 isoform X1 encodes the protein MGRKDNDCNSWRDGGDLKTEADRKLTGSFSQLTLCSTSPEIGNSSDDNSPPLESAFLGDNAVNAGGDDGVKRSHKGKSCEDDEEGHLVYHTGFVMKERYEVVLTLGVGAYGKVVECIDRDKGEHVAVKIVKNIDCFREIARSEIAVLQEINSLDDDNRFACVRMMDWFDHEGHICIVFELLGLSIYEFLRQNNFLPFSVEQIRHMAFQIFRAVCFLHRNKLTHTDLKPENILFVCSDYNLEYNDETQGCKKRKLRSLDVKVVDFGTATFDHQHHESLVSTRHYRAPEVILDLGWNQSCDVWSLGCVLMEFYLGRTLFMTHDSKEHLAMMEKVLGPIPPHLLKQTRKQHYVHNERLNWDEQSSSDEYVRKHCKPLKKYMRRKTDEERQFFDLLSCMLEYDVCRRITLEEALWHPFFSPMRVQKQQCS